One Denticeps clupeoides chromosome 10, fDenClu1.1, whole genome shotgun sequence genomic window carries:
- the LOC114798059 gene encoding thyrotropin subunit beta-like: protein MGVAVLARSLVLGLLGVGVLQACMLHNITLHMERHECHHCLAINTTICSGLCYSQDTNIKEFVGKRFLIQRGCIPQSVEYHVATMSRCPNHINPLFFYPVAQRCHCSRCNTDKAECVPKTRMTFKCSKPLHSVNTSSFRGLP, encoded by the exons ATGGGCGTGGCGGTGTTGGCTCGCAGCCTCGTCCTCGGGCTGCTGGGAGTGGGGGTTCTCCAGGCGTGCATGTTGCACAACATCACCCTCCACATGGAGAGGCATGAGTGTCATCACTGTCTGGCCATCAACACCACCATCTGCAGTGGACTGTGCTACTCTCAG GACACAAACATCAAAGAGTTTGTAGGAAAGCGCTTTCTGATCCAGAGGGGCTGCATCCCTCAATCGGTCGAGTACCATGTAGCTACGATGTCTAGGTGCCCGAACCACATCAACCCTCTCTTCTTCTACCCAGTGGcccaaaggtgccactgctccagGTGTAACACTGACAAGGCGGAGTGTGTCCCAAAGACCAGGATGACTTTCAAGTGTTCCAAACCACTCCACTCGGTCAACACAAGTTCCTTCAGAGGATTACCTTAA